GCGCGTGATGGCCCCGGTGCCGCACCCCACGTCGAGGACTTCGTGTCCCAGCCGGAGGATCTCGGCGAGGCGCCGGTGCGCGGTGCGAAGCGACCGCGCGTTCAGGATGGCCGCGGTGCCCTCGGGCAGCGCCGCGCGACGGCGAGCGATGTCATCGGTCTTCGCCATGGGAGTCCTCCCGATTGCGAACGGGGGTCCGGTGCGATGAAGATCCGGCCCGCGGGGGCGTCCGGCGAACACGACGCGCATACGGTACCGTCGTCCGCCCTCGCGGCGCCCCGATCGTCGAGGGGCGGCCGTCGGCGTCGCGGGACGCCGTTCCTTCCTGACCGCCTTTGCGTCTCGAGCGCGCCGATGCCGCGCGCGCCTGCCTTCTCGCCGATGGAGCGGAGAGAGTATTTCCCCAGGGGGCATCGAATTCCTAGGGAGGTTCCCCTCCCCGACGAGGGGCGCGAGGAGGGCGATGCATGGAGTTTACCATTGTCGGGGCCGGGGCGATCGGCGGGACGCTCGGGGCGCACCTGGTTCGCGCCGGCCACCCCGTGCTCTTCGTGGACAGCGTGGCCGAGCACGTCCAGGCCATGGAGCGGTCGGGGCTCGAGATCGAAGGGCGCACCCCGTTCCAGGTCCGCGTCCGCGCGGTGACGATCGAGGGGCTGGCCGGGGCGGTGGGCGGGCGGCCGCTCGATGCCGTGTTCCTCGCGGTCAAGGCGATGCACACCGCAGCGGCGCTGGAGCCGATCGTCCCCTTGATGGGGGCGGACAGCTTTGTCGTGTCGATGCAGAACGGGCTCAACGAGACCGTGATCGCCAGGCGGATCGGCGAGAAGCGGACCGTGGGGGCCTTCGTGAACTTCGGCGCCGACTACCAAGGTCCCGGCCGCATCATGTACGGCGGGAGCGGCGCCCTCTATCTCGGTGAACTGGACGGACGGACCACCCCACGGCTGGAGCGCCTGGGGACGATCCTTCGTGAGGCGTTCCTGGAGCGCACGACCCTCACCCCGAACATCTGGGGGTACCTCTGGGGCAAGCTCGGGTATGCGGCGGTGCTGTTCGCCACCGCCGTGGTGGACGAGACGATGGCGGACGTCCTCGACGACCCGGCGTCGCGGCCGCTGCTGGCCAACCTGGCGGCCGAGGTCGTCCGCACCGCGGACGCGGAAGGCGTGCGCAGCGAGGCGTTCGATGGGTACGACCCGGACGCGATGCGGTTCACGCAGCCCCGCAACTGGGCGGCGATCGACGCGAGCTTCGACCGGCTCGCCGCGTTCAATCGCGGCTCGCTCAAACAGAAAAGCGGGATCTGGCGCGACCTGGCGATCCGACACCGCCGCACGGAGGTGGATCACCAGCTGACCCCGGTCGTGGAGACCGCCCGCGCGCACGGGCTCGACGCCCCGCTGCTGGCGCGGGTGACGGAGATGATCCACGACCTCGAGGACGGCCGGCGTCAGATGGTTCCCGCCAATCTCGAGGAGTTGCGCCAGTTGAACGCGCAGGTCTACCCAGAGTCCGGGCCGGGGAGGGAGTCCGTTGCCGAGCAGCGTTCGCGCATCCGTTGACCGTCAGCTGGAGGCGTTCCTCACCGACCTGCGGGCGTTCGTCGAGGTGGAGTCGCCGACGAACGATAAGGCCGCCGTTGATCGCGCCGCCCGACACCTCGCCGAGCGGTTTGCCGCCTATGCCCACGCCGAGATCACCTGGCACCCGCAGCCGCAGTGGGGCGACCACTTCGAGGCGCGGATCGGGACCGGCCGGCGACGTATCCTGCTTCTTGGCCACGTCGATACGGTGTGGCCGATCGGGACGCTCTCCCGCCTCCCCTGCCGCGTGGAGGGGGACCGATTCACGGGGCCGGGCAGCTTCGACATGAAGTACGGCGACATGCAGGCGGTGTGGGGGCTGCGGCTCGCGCTCGAGGCCGGCGCGCTTCGCGACAAGACCTTCGTCTTCTTCGCGAACACCGAAGAGGAGGTGGGGAGTCCCACCTCGCGACCGATCATCGAGCGCCTGGCCCGCGAGTCGGAGTGCGTCTTTGTGCTCGAGCCATCGGTGGGGGAGGAGGGGGCGATCAAGTTGTGGCGCAAGGGGGTGGGGATGTACCACCTCGAGGTCGTGGGAGTGGCCAGCCACGCCGGGGCCGACCCGGAGAAAGGCCGCAGTGCAGTGCTCGAACTGGCCCACCAGATCGTCGACCTCCACACCCTGAACGACGCCGCCAAGGGGACCACGGTCAACGTCGGCGTCGTCCGCGGCGGTACCAGATCGAACGTCGTGGCGGCGCACGCCGAGGCGGAGATCGACCTTCGGGTCCGGACGGCCGACGAGGCGAGGCGGGTGGACGAGCGGATCCTCCATCGGCCCACCTTCGTGAGCGGGACCGCGGCGCGCGCCCGGGGCGGGATGAACCGGCCCCCGATGGAAGAGACGCCGGCGTCGCGCCGCCTGTACGAGGTGGCGAAGCGCTTGGCGGCGGACGAGGGATTCGACCTGCCGGCCGGCGGGACCGGAGGGGGCAGCGACGGGAACTTCACGGCGGCGGTGGGAATTCCGACGCTGGACGGCCTCGGCGCCGTGGGCGACGGCGGTCACGCCGATCACGAACACGTGCGGGTCTCCACCATCGCCCCGCGGCTCGCCTGGTTTACCCGTCTCCTGGCG
The sequence above is drawn from the bacterium genome and encodes:
- a CDS encoding M20 family metallopeptidase, with product MPSSVRASVDRQLEAFLTDLRAFVEVESPTNDKAAVDRAARHLAERFAAYAHAEITWHPQPQWGDHFEARIGTGRRRILLLGHVDTVWPIGTLSRLPCRVEGDRFTGPGSFDMKYGDMQAVWGLRLALEAGALRDKTFVFFANTEEEVGSPTSRPIIERLARESECVFVLEPSVGEEGAIKLWRKGVGMYHLEVVGVASHAGADPEKGRSAVLELAHQIVDLHTLNDAAKGTTVNVGVVRGGTRSNVVAAHAEAEIDLRVRTADEARRVDERILHRPTFVSGTAARARGGMNRPPMEETPASRRLYEVAKRLAADEGFDLPAGGTGGGSDGNFTAAVGIPTLDGLGAVGDGGHADHEHVRVSTIAPRLAWFTRLLAEV
- a CDS encoding 2-dehydropantoate 2-reductase, with the translated sequence MEFTIVGAGAIGGTLGAHLVRAGHPVLFVDSVAEHVQAMERSGLEIEGRTPFQVRVRAVTIEGLAGAVGGRPLDAVFLAVKAMHTAAALEPIVPLMGADSFVVSMQNGLNETVIARRIGEKRTVGAFVNFGADYQGPGRIMYGGSGALYLGELDGRTTPRLERLGTILREAFLERTTLTPNIWGYLWGKLGYAAVLFATAVVDETMADVLDDPASRPLLANLAAEVVRTADAEGVRSEAFDGYDPDAMRFTQPRNWAAIDASFDRLAAFNRGSLKQKSGIWRDLAIRHRRTEVDHQLTPVVETARAHGLDAPLLARVTEMIHDLEDGRRQMVPANLEELRQLNAQVYPESGPGRESVAEQRSRIR